Proteins from one Balaenoptera musculus isolate JJ_BM4_2016_0621 chromosome 7, mBalMus1.pri.v3, whole genome shotgun sequence genomic window:
- the PTMA gene encoding prothymosin alpha isoform X2, whose amino-acid sequence MSDAAVDTSSEITTKDLKEKKEVVEEAENGREAPANGNANEENGEQEADNEVDEEEEEGGEEEEEEEEGDGEEEDGDEDEEAEAATGKRAAEDDEDDDVDTKKQKTDEDD is encoded by the exons ATGTCAGACGCGGCCGTGGACACCAGCTCCGAAATCACCACCAAG GActtaaaagagaagaaggaagttgTGGAGGAGGCGGAGAATGGGAGAGAGGCACCTGCTAACGGAAATGCT AACGAGGAAAATGGGGAGCAGGAGGCCGACAATGAGGTagatgaagaagaggaggaaggtggggaggaagaggaggaggaggaggaaggtgatg GTGAGGAAGAGGATGGAGATgaagatgaggaggctgaggctgctACAGGCAAACGGGCAGCTGAAGATGACGAG GATGACGATGTTGACACCAAGAAGCAGAAGACCGATGAGGATGACTAg
- the PTMA gene encoding prothymosin alpha isoform X1: MSDAAVDTSSEITTKDLKEKKEVVEEAENGREAPANGNAENEENGEQEADNEVDEEEEEGGEEEEEEEEGDGEEEDGDEDEEAEAATGKRAAEDDEDDDVDTKKQKTDEDD; encoded by the exons ATGTCAGACGCGGCCGTGGACACCAGCTCCGAAATCACCACCAAG GActtaaaagagaagaaggaagttgTGGAGGAGGCGGAGAATGGGAGAGAGGCACCTGCTAACGGAAATGCT GAGAACGAGGAAAATGGGGAGCAGGAGGCCGACAATGAGGTagatgaagaagaggaggaaggtggggaggaagaggaggaggaggaggaaggtgatg GTGAGGAAGAGGATGGAGATgaagatgaggaggctgaggctgctACAGGCAAACGGGCAGCTGAAGATGACGAG GATGACGATGTTGACACCAAGAAGCAGAAGACCGATGAGGATGACTAg